In the Athene noctua chromosome 25, bAthNoc1.hap1.1, whole genome shotgun sequence genome, one interval contains:
- the CALCOCO2 gene encoding calcium-binding and coiled-coil domain-containing protein 2 isoform X4 has translation MNGTSDEPPTSAVLLDSCYFSQVIFNNVEKFYVPGGDITCYYTLTRNIVPRGKDWVGIFQVGWKTTRECNTFVWAPLPGDIHRDAPVQQQICFKACYLPKDDEYYQFCYVDEDGMVRGASVPFQFRAETEDDILVVTTQGEVEKIELQNKNLLKEKEDLQASCAGLQKQNSDLQEELRNTQDNLESLRSNTEKLELELNALEKEKQHLKELDDCRKAELHELKVQFQNVTSDKEQLDTRLKTALDHMDQLQGEVEKIELQNKNLLKEKEDLQASCAGLQKQNSDLQEELRNTQELQNNLESLRSNTEKLELKLNALEKEKQHLKELDDCRKAELHELKVQFQNVTSDKEQLDTRLKTALDHMDQLQSQVLSYEKEVENLSLMDRDKAKKLEHLKKENQQLRMSRSQQQQNSMKELEEQKRFVQVLQARKNEADEEKQKLKEKNNRLLRLLSQLQE, from the exons ATGAATGGGACCTCTGATGAGCCTCCCACCTCCGCCGTCCTCTTAGACAGCTGCTACTTCTCTCAGGTCATCTTTAACAACGTGGAGAAGTTTTATGTTCCCGGAGGAGACATAACCTGTTATTACACCCTCACGCGGAACATTGTTCCTCGCGGGAAGGACTGGGTGGGAATCTTCCAG GTGGGATGGAAAACGACACGGGAATGTAACACGTTCGTGTGGGCTCCTCTGCCCGGTGACATTCACAGGGACGCCCCTGTGCAGCAACAGATCTGTTTCAAAG CTTGCTACCTACCGAAAGATGATGAATACTACCAGTTCTGCTACGTTGATGAGGATGGCATGGTCCGAGGAGCCAGTGTGCCTTTCCAGTTCAGAGCAGAAACTGAGGATGATATCCTGGTGGTTACCACACAG GGAGAAGTGGAAAAGATTGaactacaaaacaaaaatttgcttAAAGAAAAGGAGGATCTGCAAGCAAGCTGTGCAGGTCTCCAGAAACAAAACAGCGATCTGCAGGAAGAGCTCAGGAACACACAG GACAATTTAGAGTCTCTGAGGAGCAACACAGAGAAACTGGAGCTGGAGCTGAATGCcctggaaaaggaaaagcaacatCTAAAGGAGCTGGATGACTGCAGAAAGGCAGAACTGCACGA GCTCAAAGTGCAATTTCAGAATGTGACCTCTGACAAGGAACAACTGGACACGAGACTGAAAACAGCCCTGGATCACATGGATCAGCTGCAG GGAGAAGTGGAAAAGATTGaactacaaaacaaaaatttgcttAAAGAAAAGGAGGATCTGCAAGCAAGCTGTGCAGGTCTCCAGAAACAAAACAGCGATCTGCAGGAAGAGCTCAGGAACACACAG gagctgcagaacaATTTAGAGTCTCTGAGGAGCAACACAGAGAAACTGGAGCTGAAGCTGAATGCcctggaaaaggaaaagcaacatCTAAAGGAGCTGGATGACTGCAGAAAGGCAGAACTGCACGA GCTCAAAGTGCAATTTCAGAATGTGACCTCTGACAAGGAACAACTGGACACGAGACTGAAAACAGCCCTGGATCACATGGATCAGCTGCAG TCTCAGGTGTTGAGTTATGAGAAAGAAGTGGAAAACTTGTCTCTCATGGACCGTGACAAGGCAAAGAAGCTTGAACATTTAAAGAAAGAGAATCAGCAGTTACGCATGAGTAGAAGTCAACAG CAACAGAACTCAATGAAAGAACTTGAGGAGCAGAAGCGTTTTGTTCAGGTTCTGCAGGCAAGAAAGAATGAAGCTGATGAGGAAAAGCAG AAACTAAAGGAAAAGAATAACAGGCTCCTGAGGCTTCTCTCGCAG ctccagGAATAA
- the ATP5MC1 gene encoding ATP synthase F(0) complex subunit C1, mitochondrial isoform X1, with translation MLSQDASRRAWRQPMSAEDAGGHGKVSGAGAPRSSHSRRRRPERTPRRLSKMQAPLALVSSPALFRCCSRALARPVSVSVFSRPEVQIVQPAGVSHPQLTRREFQTSAVSRDIDTAAKFIGAGAATVGVAGSGAGIGTVFGSLIIGYARNPSLKQQLFSYAILGFALSEAMGLFCLMVAFLILFAM, from the exons ATGTTGTCCCAGGATGCCTCGCGCCGTGCGTGGCGGCAGCCAATGAGCGCGGAGGACGCGGGGGGACACGGCAAGGTGAGCGGGGCGGGAGCGCCGCGTTCCTCTcacagccgccgccgccgccctgagCGCACCCCGCGGAG GTTAAGCAAAATGCAGGCTCCTCTGGCTCTCGTCAGCTCTCCAGCTTTG TTCCGGTGCTGTTCCAGGGCTCTGGCCAGACCAGTTTCAGTGTCTGTTTTCAGCAGGCCTGAAGTTCAGATTGTACAG CCAGCTGGCGTTTCCCATCCGCAGCTGACACGCCGTGAGTTCCAAACCAGTGCTGTTTCCAGGGATATCGACACTGCTGCTAAGTTCATTGGTGCTGGTGCTGCCACGGTCGGGGTGGCTGGTTCAGGAGCGGGTATTGGAACGGTGTTTGGCAGCTTGATCATTGGCTATGCCAG GAATCCGTCTCTCAAGCAGCAGCTCTTCTCCTATGCCATCCTGGGTTTTGCCCTGTCTGAGGCCATGGGTCTCTTCTGTTTGATGGTGGCATTCCTTATCCTCTTTGCTATGTGA
- the ATP5MC1 gene encoding ATP synthase F(0) complex subunit C1, mitochondrial isoform X2, giving the protein MLSQDASRRAWRQPMSAEDAGGHGKVSGAGAPRSSHSRRRRPERTPRRLSKMQAPLALVSSPALFRCCSRALARPVSVSVFSRPEVQIVQLTRREFQTSAVSRDIDTAAKFIGAGAATVGVAGSGAGIGTVFGSLIIGYARNPSLKQQLFSYAILGFALSEAMGLFCLMVAFLILFAM; this is encoded by the exons ATGTTGTCCCAGGATGCCTCGCGCCGTGCGTGGCGGCAGCCAATGAGCGCGGAGGACGCGGGGGGACACGGCAAGGTGAGCGGGGCGGGAGCGCCGCGTTCCTCTcacagccgccgccgccgccctgagCGCACCCCGCGGAG GTTAAGCAAAATGCAGGCTCCTCTGGCTCTCGTCAGCTCTCCAGCTTTG TTCCGGTGCTGTTCCAGGGCTCTGGCCAGACCAGTTTCAGTGTCTGTTTTCAGCAGGCCTGAAGTTCAGATTGTACAG CTGACACGCCGTGAGTTCCAAACCAGTGCTGTTTCCAGGGATATCGACACTGCTGCTAAGTTCATTGGTGCTGGTGCTGCCACGGTCGGGGTGGCTGGTTCAGGAGCGGGTATTGGAACGGTGTTTGGCAGCTTGATCATTGGCTATGCCAG GAATCCGTCTCTCAAGCAGCAGCTCTTCTCCTATGCCATCCTGGGTTTTGCCCTGTCTGAGGCCATGGGTCTCTTCTGTTTGATGGTGGCATTCCTTATCCTCTTTGCTATGTGA
- the CALCOCO2 gene encoding calcium-binding and coiled-coil domain-containing protein 2 isoform X3, which yields MNGTSDEPPTSAVLLDSCYFSQVIFNNVEKFYVPGGDITCYYTLTRNIVPRGKDWVGIFQVGWKTTRECNTFVWAPLPGDIHRDAPVQQQICFKACYLPKDDEYYQFCYVDEDGMVRGASVPFQFRAETEDDILVVTTQGEVEKIELQNKNLLKEKEDLQASCAGLQKQNSDLQEELRNTQDNLESLRSNTEKLELELNALEKEKQHLKELDDCRKAELHELKVQFQNVTSDKEQLDTRLKTALDHMDQLQGEVEKIELQNKNLLKEKEDLQASCAGLQKQNSDLQEELRNTQELQNNLESLRSNTEKLELKLNALEKEKQHLKELDDCRKAELHELKVQFQNVTSDKEQLDTRLKTALDHMDQLQSQVLSYEKEVENLSLMDRDKAKKLEHLKKENQQLRMSRSQQQQNSMKELEEQKRFVQVLQARKNEADEEKQKLKEKNNRLLRLLSQVCSRTQTSVPASELGDLLFGNPYYAPGINLLAEAADII from the exons ATGAATGGGACCTCTGATGAGCCTCCCACCTCCGCCGTCCTCTTAGACAGCTGCTACTTCTCTCAGGTCATCTTTAACAACGTGGAGAAGTTTTATGTTCCCGGAGGAGACATAACCTGTTATTACACCCTCACGCGGAACATTGTTCCTCGCGGGAAGGACTGGGTGGGAATCTTCCAG GTGGGATGGAAAACGACACGGGAATGTAACACGTTCGTGTGGGCTCCTCTGCCCGGTGACATTCACAGGGACGCCCCTGTGCAGCAACAGATCTGTTTCAAAG CTTGCTACCTACCGAAAGATGATGAATACTACCAGTTCTGCTACGTTGATGAGGATGGCATGGTCCGAGGAGCCAGTGTGCCTTTCCAGTTCAGAGCAGAAACTGAGGATGATATCCTGGTGGTTACCACACAG GGAGAAGTGGAAAAGATTGaactacaaaacaaaaatttgcttAAAGAAAAGGAGGATCTGCAAGCAAGCTGTGCAGGTCTCCAGAAACAAAACAGCGATCTGCAGGAAGAGCTCAGGAACACACAG GACAATTTAGAGTCTCTGAGGAGCAACACAGAGAAACTGGAGCTGGAGCTGAATGCcctggaaaaggaaaagcaacatCTAAAGGAGCTGGATGACTGCAGAAAGGCAGAACTGCACGA GCTCAAAGTGCAATTTCAGAATGTGACCTCTGACAAGGAACAACTGGACACGAGACTGAAAACAGCCCTGGATCACATGGATCAGCTGCAG GGAGAAGTGGAAAAGATTGaactacaaaacaaaaatttgcttAAAGAAAAGGAGGATCTGCAAGCAAGCTGTGCAGGTCTCCAGAAACAAAACAGCGATCTGCAGGAAGAGCTCAGGAACACACAG gagctgcagaacaATTTAGAGTCTCTGAGGAGCAACACAGAGAAACTGGAGCTGAAGCTGAATGCcctggaaaaggaaaagcaacatCTAAAGGAGCTGGATGACTGCAGAAAGGCAGAACTGCACGA GCTCAAAGTGCAATTTCAGAATGTGACCTCTGACAAGGAACAACTGGACACGAGACTGAAAACAGCCCTGGATCACATGGATCAGCTGCAG TCTCAGGTGTTGAGTTATGAGAAAGAAGTGGAAAACTTGTCTCTCATGGACCGTGACAAGGCAAAGAAGCTTGAACATTTAAAGAAAGAGAATCAGCAGTTACGCATGAGTAGAAGTCAACAG CAACAGAACTCAATGAAAGAACTTGAGGAGCAGAAGCGTTTTGTTCAGGTTCTGCAGGCAAGAAAGAATGAAGCTGATGAGGAAAAGCAG AAACTAAAGGAAAAGAATAACAGGCTCCTGAGGCTTCTCTCGCAGGTTTGTTCACGAACTCAAACTTCAGTTCCAGCTTCTGAGCTAGGAGATCTTCTGTTTGGAAATCCATATTATG ctccagGAATAAACCTGTTGGCAGAAGCTGCAGACATA
- the CALCOCO2 gene encoding calcium-binding and coiled-coil domain-containing protein 2 isoform X1, with protein sequence MNGTSDEPPTSAVLLDSCYFSQVIFNNVEKFYVPGGDITCYYTLTRNIVPRGKDWVGIFQVGWKTTRECNTFVWAPLPGDIHRDAPVQQQICFKACYLPKDDEYYQFCYVDEDGMVRGASVPFQFRAETEDDILVVTTQGEVEKIELQNKNLLKEKEDLQASCAGLQKQNSDLQEELRNTQDNLESLRSNTEKLELELNALEKEKQHLKELDDCRKAELHELKVQFQNVTSDKEQLDTRLKTALDHMDQLQGEVEKIELQNKNLLKEKEDLQASCAGLQKQNSDLQEELRNTQELQNNLESLRSNTEKLELKLNALEKEKQHLKELDDCRKAELHELKVQFQNVTSDKEQLDTRLKTALDHMDQLQSQVLSYEKEVENLSLMDRDKAKKLEHLKKENQQLRMSRSQQQQNSMKELEEQKRFVQVLQARKNEADEEKQKLKEKNNRLLRLLSQVCSRTQTSVPASELGDLLFGNPYYAPGINLLAEAADIASLRKCPMCSGVFPEDTETNQYETHVHSHLLECPFCS encoded by the exons ATGAATGGGACCTCTGATGAGCCTCCCACCTCCGCCGTCCTCTTAGACAGCTGCTACTTCTCTCAGGTCATCTTTAACAACGTGGAGAAGTTTTATGTTCCCGGAGGAGACATAACCTGTTATTACACCCTCACGCGGAACATTGTTCCTCGCGGGAAGGACTGGGTGGGAATCTTCCAG GTGGGATGGAAAACGACACGGGAATGTAACACGTTCGTGTGGGCTCCTCTGCCCGGTGACATTCACAGGGACGCCCCTGTGCAGCAACAGATCTGTTTCAAAG CTTGCTACCTACCGAAAGATGATGAATACTACCAGTTCTGCTACGTTGATGAGGATGGCATGGTCCGAGGAGCCAGTGTGCCTTTCCAGTTCAGAGCAGAAACTGAGGATGATATCCTGGTGGTTACCACACAG GGAGAAGTGGAAAAGATTGaactacaaaacaaaaatttgcttAAAGAAAAGGAGGATCTGCAAGCAAGCTGTGCAGGTCTCCAGAAACAAAACAGCGATCTGCAGGAAGAGCTCAGGAACACACAG GACAATTTAGAGTCTCTGAGGAGCAACACAGAGAAACTGGAGCTGGAGCTGAATGCcctggaaaaggaaaagcaacatCTAAAGGAGCTGGATGACTGCAGAAAGGCAGAACTGCACGA GCTCAAAGTGCAATTTCAGAATGTGACCTCTGACAAGGAACAACTGGACACGAGACTGAAAACAGCCCTGGATCACATGGATCAGCTGCAG GGAGAAGTGGAAAAGATTGaactacaaaacaaaaatttgcttAAAGAAAAGGAGGATCTGCAAGCAAGCTGTGCAGGTCTCCAGAAACAAAACAGCGATCTGCAGGAAGAGCTCAGGAACACACAG gagctgcagaacaATTTAGAGTCTCTGAGGAGCAACACAGAGAAACTGGAGCTGAAGCTGAATGCcctggaaaaggaaaagcaacatCTAAAGGAGCTGGATGACTGCAGAAAGGCAGAACTGCACGA GCTCAAAGTGCAATTTCAGAATGTGACCTCTGACAAGGAACAACTGGACACGAGACTGAAAACAGCCCTGGATCACATGGATCAGCTGCAG TCTCAGGTGTTGAGTTATGAGAAAGAAGTGGAAAACTTGTCTCTCATGGACCGTGACAAGGCAAAGAAGCTTGAACATTTAAAGAAAGAGAATCAGCAGTTACGCATGAGTAGAAGTCAACAG CAACAGAACTCAATGAAAGAACTTGAGGAGCAGAAGCGTTTTGTTCAGGTTCTGCAGGCAAGAAAGAATGAAGCTGATGAGGAAAAGCAG AAACTAAAGGAAAAGAATAACAGGCTCCTGAGGCTTCTCTCGCAGGTTTGTTCACGAACTCAAACTTCAGTTCCAGCTTCTGAGCTAGGAGATCTTCTGTTTGGAAATCCATATTATG ctccagGAATAAACCTGTTGGCAGAAGCTGCAGACATA GCTTCTCTAAGGAAATGTCCCATGTGCAGTGGTGTATTTCCTGAAGATACTGAGACAAATCAGTATGAGACCCATGTGCACAGCCATCTTCTGGAGTGCCCGTTCTGCAGCTAG
- the CALCOCO2 gene encoding calcium-binding and coiled-coil domain-containing protein 2 isoform X2 translates to MNGTSDEPPTSAVLLDSCYFSQVIFNNVEKFYVPGGDITCYYTLTRNIVPRGKDWVGIFQVGWKTTRECNTFVWAPLPGDIHRDAPVQQQICFKACYLPKDDEYYQFCYVDEDGMVRGASVPFQFRAETEDDILVVTTQGEVEKIELQNKNLLKEKEDLQASCAGLQKQNSDLQEELRNTQDNLESLRSNTEKLELELNALEKEKQHLKELDDCRKAELHELKVQFQNVTSDKEQLDTRLKTALDHMDQLQGEVEKIELQNKNLLKEKEDLQASCAGLQKQNSDLQEELRNTQELQNNLESLRSNTEKLELKLNALEKEKQHLKELDDCRKAELHELKVQFQNVTSDKEQLDTRLKTALDHMDQLQSQVLSYEKEVENLSLMDRDKAKKLEHLKKENQQLRMSRSQQQQNSMKELEEQKRFVQVLQARKNEADEEKQKLKEKNNRLLRLLSQVCSRTQTSVPASELGDLLFGNPYYAPGINLLAEAADINNLDLQHCHPPPEARC, encoded by the exons ATGAATGGGACCTCTGATGAGCCTCCCACCTCCGCCGTCCTCTTAGACAGCTGCTACTTCTCTCAGGTCATCTTTAACAACGTGGAGAAGTTTTATGTTCCCGGAGGAGACATAACCTGTTATTACACCCTCACGCGGAACATTGTTCCTCGCGGGAAGGACTGGGTGGGAATCTTCCAG GTGGGATGGAAAACGACACGGGAATGTAACACGTTCGTGTGGGCTCCTCTGCCCGGTGACATTCACAGGGACGCCCCTGTGCAGCAACAGATCTGTTTCAAAG CTTGCTACCTACCGAAAGATGATGAATACTACCAGTTCTGCTACGTTGATGAGGATGGCATGGTCCGAGGAGCCAGTGTGCCTTTCCAGTTCAGAGCAGAAACTGAGGATGATATCCTGGTGGTTACCACACAG GGAGAAGTGGAAAAGATTGaactacaaaacaaaaatttgcttAAAGAAAAGGAGGATCTGCAAGCAAGCTGTGCAGGTCTCCAGAAACAAAACAGCGATCTGCAGGAAGAGCTCAGGAACACACAG GACAATTTAGAGTCTCTGAGGAGCAACACAGAGAAACTGGAGCTGGAGCTGAATGCcctggaaaaggaaaagcaacatCTAAAGGAGCTGGATGACTGCAGAAAGGCAGAACTGCACGA GCTCAAAGTGCAATTTCAGAATGTGACCTCTGACAAGGAACAACTGGACACGAGACTGAAAACAGCCCTGGATCACATGGATCAGCTGCAG GGAGAAGTGGAAAAGATTGaactacaaaacaaaaatttgcttAAAGAAAAGGAGGATCTGCAAGCAAGCTGTGCAGGTCTCCAGAAACAAAACAGCGATCTGCAGGAAGAGCTCAGGAACACACAG gagctgcagaacaATTTAGAGTCTCTGAGGAGCAACACAGAGAAACTGGAGCTGAAGCTGAATGCcctggaaaaggaaaagcaacatCTAAAGGAGCTGGATGACTGCAGAAAGGCAGAACTGCACGA GCTCAAAGTGCAATTTCAGAATGTGACCTCTGACAAGGAACAACTGGACACGAGACTGAAAACAGCCCTGGATCACATGGATCAGCTGCAG TCTCAGGTGTTGAGTTATGAGAAAGAAGTGGAAAACTTGTCTCTCATGGACCGTGACAAGGCAAAGAAGCTTGAACATTTAAAGAAAGAGAATCAGCAGTTACGCATGAGTAGAAGTCAACAG CAACAGAACTCAATGAAAGAACTTGAGGAGCAGAAGCGTTTTGTTCAGGTTCTGCAGGCAAGAAAGAATGAAGCTGATGAGGAAAAGCAG AAACTAAAGGAAAAGAATAACAGGCTCCTGAGGCTTCTCTCGCAGGTTTGTTCACGAACTCAAACTTCAGTTCCAGCTTCTGAGCTAGGAGATCTTCTGTTTGGAAATCCATATTATG ctccagGAATAAACCTGTTGGCAGAAGCTGCAGACATA